Part of the Methylorubrum populi genome is shown below.
GCTGACCAGCGCTAAGCCGGATTCCGCGCCGATTTCCCTAGGGATAGCGGCGATTCGGCGCCGGAATCGTCACAGCGACATTCCGCTGGAAGGCGCCGCCTGCACCGCCTCGTCGGCCGCGGGCGGATCGAGAACGGGGCCCGCCTCGCTGCTCACACCCCGCTCAAGCCGGCCAACGGTTCGGAAGGCGAGGGCGAGACCCGCCACCCCGAAGGCGATCGAACCGATGCCCGTGCCGGCGATCACGCCTTCCGGTCCGTACCACGCCGCCCCGACCAGGGCGGGTGGGACCGTGCCCAGCGTGGCCCGGCCCCAGTTCAGAAAGGTGGAGATGAAGGGAAAACCGAGATTGTTGAACGAGGCGTTGGCGAGAAACAGGAGCCCGTTGAAGAACCAGACCGGCCCGCTCACCAGACAGAAGAAACCGAACAGTTCGGCCGCCACGCCCTTCAGTTCGAAGGCGCCGGCCAGCGGCGACCGCGCCACGGCAAGAAGAAGCCAGACGACCACCACGTAGAGGGCGGTGACTCCCGCGCCGGCCCGCAGCACGCCCCGCATCCGGTCGAAGCGACCCGCGCCCCAGTTCTGGCCCAGGATCGGGCCGATCGAGCCCGACATCGCGAACAGCCCGCAGAAGGCGACGGGCGCGAGGCGCTCGATGACGACATTGCCGGCGATGGCCGGCGGCCCGAAGCCGGACAGGGCATGCGCGACGAAGGCGCTGGCGACGGACGGGGCCAGGTTCGTGAGCACCGCCGGCCCTGCGATGCGAGTCACCAGCGGAAGGTCGCCGAGGATCGCGTGAAGGCGCGGCGCCTCGAGCAGCCGGTAGCGGCGGACGCCGGCCCAGCCGACGGCCACGAAGGTCACCCGCGCCACGCAGACGGCCAGCGCGGCGCCGTCGACGCCGAGACCGAAGCCGAAGATCAGGAGGGGATCGACGAAGACGGTGACGACGGCCCCACCGAGGGTCACATACATCGCCTCCCGCGCCGCCCCGACCGCACGCAGGAGCCCGGTAAACAGCATGCCCGGCCCGAGCAGCAGGTTCGACGGCAGGCTGATCCACAGGTAGCGCTTGGCGACGTCGAGGGTATGTCCCTCCGCGCCGATCGCCGAGAGCAGCGGATCGAGCACGGCGAGAAGGAAGGCGGCGAGGAGCCCGGATGCGATCAGGCAGTGGATGGTAACCGAAGTCGCGATCCGCCGCGCCCCGGAGGGATCATTCGCGCCGATCGCCCGCGAGACCAGGGCGCCGGCCGCGATCATCAGGCCGATATTGATGGCGATGGCGAAGAACTGGACGATCGAGGCGAAACCCACGGCGGCGGTCAGCGCCGGATCGCCGAGCTTGGAGACGTAGAACAGCGACAGGAGATCGACGGCGAAGATCGCCATCAGGCCGACGGAGCCGGTCGCGCTCATCACCACGACGTGGCGCAGGATCGAGCCCGAGACGAAGCGCGCCCCGCCCTCGTCCGGCCTCGACTCCGGCACCGGAGCTTCGCCCGCCTCAGGCATTCGGCTCGGCATCCTCGGGTTCCAGCGCGCGGGCAGCGGATTCGTGCGGCTGCGGTTCGATCAGCCCACGGGTCTCGGCGCTGAGCGCCCGCGACGGGCTTTTCGGCGCGGTGAGCGGCTCGGGCCGCAATTCCGGCGTGCCACGCAGCCAGCCCGAGCCGTCGGGCATCGCGCCGGCCTGCTGGAGCACGAGGCGGGCGACGTCGCGCTTGCGCACGTCCTCGACGCGGCGTGCGGCCGCTTCCGCCGACAGCCCCAAACTCTCGAGAGTGGCGCGGCCGAAGCCGAGGGCGGATTCCACGGTCTCGCGAAGCTGGAAATCGACGTCGCGGTTCATCAGCTCGATCGCGTGCGTGCGGTCGTAGGCCCGCACGTAGGTGCGTACGTTCGGAAATTCCTCGTGGACGATATCGACGATCTTCAGCGCCGCCGGCGCATCGTCGATGCAGACGCAGATCAGTTCCGCCTTGGCGAGGCCGGAGGCGCGCAGAACGTCGAGCCGGGTGCCGTCGCCGTAATAGATGCGGAAGCCGAAGCTTGTGGCGTTGCGGATCTGCTCGACGTCCTTGTCGATGACGGTGATGTTGATGCCCTCCGCCAGCAGCACCTGCGCCAGGATCTGTCCAAAGCGGCCGAAGCCCACCACCAGCACGCGGGTGTCGCCGGATTCCTGCGCCTCGCCGACATCGGAGGGCGGCTCGGCCTCCTTCGGGCGGCGGGCGATCAGCGCGTCGAGTCCCTTCGCGGCGATGGGTCCGACCAGCATGGTCAGGGCGGCGAGCGCGACGCAGAAGCGGGTCACGTCCGAGCCGAGGATACGCAGGTCGCCCGCCGCCGGCAGGATGACGAAGGCGAACTCGCCGGCCGGTGCCAGCACCGCCGCGCCGCGCAGGGCGTCGAGCCAGGGCGAGCCGAACAGGCGGAACAGCCCGGCCACGAGCGCGATCTTGACCGCGATCGCCGCCATGGTCGCCGCGAGAAGCGCCAGCCAATGATGCGTGAGCAGACCGCCGTCGATCGACATGCCGACGCTCATGAAGAACAGGCCGAGCAGCATGCCGCGGAACGGCTCGATGTCGGCTTCGAGCTGGTGGCGGAAGTTCGACTCGGCGAGCATCACGCCCGCGAGGAAGGCGCCCATCGCCATGGAGAGACCGGCCTTCTCCATCACCAGTGCCGTCCCGAGTACGACGAGGAGGGCGGCCGCCGTCATCACCTCGCGTCCGCCGGCGGCGGCGAGCAGGCGGAAGAACGGGTTGAGGCCGTAGCGCCCGACGAGCACGACGCCGGTGACCGCGATCGCCGCGCGGCCGGTGGAGCGCAGGCCCTCGTCGAGCCAGCCGTCCTTCGGCGTGGCCCCGGCCGAGGCCAGCAGCGGCAGCAGCGCCAGGATCGCCACCACCGAAATATCCTGGAACAGCAGCACGGCGAAGGAGCGCCCGCCATAGGGCGAGCCGAGATCGCCGCGCTCCTCCAGCAACTGGAGCGCAACGGCCGTGGCCGAGAGCGCGATGGCGATGCCGACGACGCTCGCCGCCGCCGGCGTCAGGCCGTAGATGAGGGCTGCTCCCGCGATGACGAGCGAGCAGAGGGCCAACTGGGCGGCGCCGAGCCCGAAGATGTCGCGCCGCATCGAGACGAGCCGCGAGATCTCGAGTTCGAGCCCGACGATGAAGAGCAGGAGGACCACGCCGATCTCGGCGACGCTCGCCGCCGTCTCGGGCTCGGCGATCAGCGAGAAGCCCGCCGGGCCGATCACCACGCCCGCGACGAGGTAGCCCAGCACCGCGCTCTGGCCGAGCAGGCGCACGAGCGGAACGCTGATCACCGCCGCCGACAGGAAGGTCAGCACGGGCGGCAGGAAGCTGGCATGGTCCGTGGCGCTCGCCATGAAAGCCTGGTGCCTCGCTTAATCCGGATGGGAGAAGGGCTTCCCCTTATCCCGCTGGCCCCGCCTTCGCGAGGGTGATTCGCGTGTCGTTCGTCACATGCGCGGCCCCGCCGTCTCGGCCGGCGCCACGGGCACCGTTGCCACAGGAGTGAGGATGCAGGTCCCCCGGGCGGATGGCGGGGGTCACGGATCGCGGTGGGTGTGCTATGTAAAAGCGACGGATGGGCGCAAGCCTGTCGCGGCTTTCGGGCTGGCCGCTGTTGACAGACCCGGCCACCCCTCTCCACATCCGCCGGATCATGAGCGCTGACACCATCAACCTCACCGCTGACCCGAACCGGGTCCCGCAGCCGGCCGTGACGGGCGACAAGCCGCCCCTCGAGATCCTGCTCTGCGCCCCCCGTGGCTTCTGCGCGGGCGTGGTGCGCGCCATCGACGTGGTCGAGCGGGCGCTCGCGATCTACGGCGCGCCGGTCTACGTCCGCCACGAGATCGTCCACAACAAGTACGTGGTCGAGACGCTGAAGCGGAAGGGCGCCGTGTTCGTGCGCGAGCTC
Proteins encoded:
- a CDS encoding MATE family efflux transporter translates to MPEAGEAPVPESRPDEGGARFVSGSILRHVVVMSATGSVGLMAIFAVDLLSLFYVSKLGDPALTAAVGFASIVQFFAIAINIGLMIAAGALVSRAIGANDPSGARRIATSVTIHCLIASGLLAAFLLAVLDPLLSAIGAEGHTLDVAKRYLWISLPSNLLLGPGMLFTGLLRAVGAAREAMYVTLGGAVVTVFVDPLLIFGFGLGVDGAALAVCVARVTFVAVGWAGVRRYRLLEAPRLHAILGDLPLVTRIAGPAVLTNLAPSVASAFVAHALSGFGPPAIAGNVVIERLAPVAFCGLFAMSGSIGPILGQNWGAGRFDRMRGVLRAGAGVTALYVVVVWLLLAVARSPLAGAFELKGVAAELFGFFCLVSGPVWFFNGLLFLANASFNNLGFPFISTFLNWGRATLGTVPPALVGAAWYGPEGVIAGTGIGSIAFGVAGLALAFRTVGRLERGVSSEAGPVLDPPAADEAVQAAPSSGMSL
- a CDS encoding monovalent cation:proton antiporter-2 (CPA2) family protein, with protein sequence MASATDHASFLPPVLTFLSAAVISVPLVRLLGQSAVLGYLVAGVVIGPAGFSLIAEPETAASVAEIGVVLLLFIVGLELEISRLVSMRRDIFGLGAAQLALCSLVIAGAALIYGLTPAAASVVGIAIALSATAVALQLLEERGDLGSPYGGRSFAVLLFQDISVVAILALLPLLASAGATPKDGWLDEGLRSTGRAAIAVTGVVLVGRYGLNPFFRLLAAAGGREVMTAAALLVVLGTALVMEKAGLSMAMGAFLAGVMLAESNFRHQLEADIEPFRGMLLGLFFMSVGMSIDGGLLTHHWLALLAATMAAIAVKIALVAGLFRLFGSPWLDALRGAAVLAPAGEFAFVILPAAGDLRILGSDVTRFCVALAALTMLVGPIAAKGLDALIARRPKEAEPPSDVGEAQESGDTRVLVVGFGRFGQILAQVLLAEGINITVIDKDVEQIRNATSFGFRIYYGDGTRLDVLRASGLAKAELICVCIDDAPAALKIVDIVHEEFPNVRTYVRAYDRTHAIELMNRDVDFQLRETVESALGFGRATLESLGLSAEAAARRVEDVRKRDVARLVLQQAGAMPDGSGWLRGTPELRPEPLTAPKSPSRALSAETRGLIEPQPHESAARALEPEDAEPNA